DNA sequence from the Arthrobacter crystallopoietes genome:
CGATGGTCGTCACGAAGAACAGCTCGTCGCTGTCCTCGATCACATCGTCCATGCTGGGCGTGATGGGCGCGTCGTCGCGCAGGATGGCCACGACCGTGGCGTCCTGCGGCCAGTCGATGGAGCCCAGTGTCCTGCCGACCAGCGGCGAATCGTGGGGCACGGTGAACTCGACCATGGAGGCCACGCCTGTCTGCAGCGTCAGCAGGCGGACCAGATCGCCGATTTCCACCGCCTCTTCCACCAGTGCGGTCATCAGGCGCGGCGTGTTGACGGCTACGTCCACGCCCCACGAGTCGTCAAACATCCAGTCGTTTTTCGGATTGTTCACCCGGCCGACGGTGCGGGCAACACCGAATTCGCTCTTGGCCAGCAGCGAGACGACCAGGTTCACCTTGTCATCGCCCGTCGCGGAAACCACCACGTCGGCTTCGTCCAGGTTGGCGTCGCGCAGCGTGGTGATTTCGCACGCATCCCCGATCAACCAGCGGGCACCCTTGAGGCCGCTGCGGCCGATCGCTTCCGGCTTCTGGTCAATCAGCAGGATGTCGTGATTGTTGGAGAGCAGCTCCCGGGCGATGG
Encoded proteins:
- a CDS encoding potassium channel family protein, producing MKVVIAGAGSVGSSIARELLSNNHDILLIDQKPEAIGRSGLKGARWLIGDACEITTLRDANLDEADVVVSATGDDKVNLVVSLLAKSEFGVARTVGRVNNPKNDWMFDDSWGVDVAVNTPRLMTALVEEAVEIGDLVRLLTLQTGVASMVEFTVPHDSPLVGRTLGSIDWPQDATVVAILRDDAPITPSMDDVIEDSDELFFVTTIAAEDQLRSVLTARSGSAADDGAADRA